A section of the Solitalea canadensis DSM 3403 genome encodes:
- a CDS encoding VOC family protein: MKLGAFSVSLNVKDIQVSKKFYENFGFTIFAGSEEMNYLIMKNGDTLIGLFHGMFENNILTFNPGWDQNANLMESFDDVREIQRQLKSKGIKLENETDEKGSGPGSFMVLDPDGNAILLDQHV, from the coding sequence ATGAAATTAGGCGCTTTTTCAGTAAGTCTGAATGTCAAGGACATTCAGGTATCAAAAAAATTCTATGAAAATTTTGGATTTACCATCTTTGCCGGAAGCGAGGAAATGAATTATCTTATCATGAAAAATGGAGATACACTTATAGGGCTTTTTCATGGCATGTTTGAAAATAATATTTTAACATTTAATCCGGGATGGGATCAAAACGCCAATTTAATGGAGTCGTTTGACGATGTACGTGAAATCCAGCGCCAATTGAAAAGTAAAGGCATAAAATTAGAAAATGAAACGGATGAAAAAGGCTCTGGTCCGGGAAGCTTTATGGTGTTAGACCCAGATGGCAATGCAATACTGCTGGATCAACACGTGTAA
- a CDS encoding class I SAM-dependent methyltransferase produces the protein MNDPYQQTFQTWNKVASLYQENFMDLDLYNDTYDRFCKLIEKEGAKVFEIGCGPGNVTKYLLAKRPDLYVEGIDIAPNMIELAKKNNPTANFQVMDCREIDRLTDMFDAIMCGFCMPYLSKEDCAKLIKDCSNLLNPGGVLYFSVIEDEYSKSGCETNSLGDKMYIYYHEVPYLQDYLKENSFDQIEIERKEYVKAGELHSIHMIFIAKKK, from the coding sequence ATGAACGATCCCTATCAACAAACTTTTCAAACCTGGAATAAAGTAGCCTCGCTCTATCAGGAGAACTTCATGGATCTTGATCTTTACAATGATACTTATGATAGATTCTGTAAGCTCATTGAGAAAGAAGGAGCTAAGGTGTTTGAAATAGGCTGTGGTCCGGGAAATGTGACAAAGTATCTTTTGGCCAAGCGTCCAGATTTGTATGTCGAAGGTATCGATATAGCTCCAAATATGATTGAATTGGCTAAAAAGAACAATCCAACAGCTAACTTTCAAGTGATGGATTGCAGGGAAATCGATAGGCTTACAGATATGTTTGATGCAATTATGTGTGGCTTCTGTATGCCTTATCTATCGAAGGAAGACTGTGCGAAATTAATTAAGGATTGCTCAAATTTATTAAACCCCGGTGGTGTTTTATATTTCAGTGTAATAGAAGATGAGTACAGTAAATCAGGCTGCGAAACCAATAGCCTTGGCGACAAAATGTACATCTATTATCATGAAGTGCCTTATTTGCAGGATTATCTGAAAGAGAATAGTTTTGATCAAATTGAAATAGAGCGTAAGGAATATGTTAAAGCAGGAGAACTCCATTCAATTCATATGATCTTTATTGCGAAGAAGAAATAG
- a CDS encoding RagB/SusD family nutrient uptake outer membrane protein encodes MKLFTKYISAAVLVAALTSCSDFLDKEPLNSIGTENFFQTESDAIAAINGAYQPLQWPKLYNFQLWTTDIWAGNSIVGAGGGTDGIATQDVSNFVTTTANEAALDIWRGPAPGILRCNTVLQKVPDMAINETIKKRIIGEAKFLRALYYFNLVRIFGDVPLITVPQTPDDNLLVPRTSKSQVYDLIVKDLTEAVEMLPNKQAYSGSDIGRASKGSAAGLLAKVYLTLGNYQKTLELCEFVNTLGYSLNEDYTNNFNALMKNTNESLFEVQYLGKTNADFWNNDNQASWVSTFTGPRNSDFVGGCYGWNQPTQEFANAYEAGDKRKDQTIFYEGCPDFDGKKYKSSYSMTGYNVRKFLVPKSISPDYNTNPSNFPVLRYADVLLMQAEALNELGRGNEAQAAATSINSGGPLNRVRLRSGLPNVSGLSQAELKQRILHERRIELAFEGQRWFDLVRVDGGQYGLNFLHSIGKANATTKHLLMPIPQKERDANPNLTQNAGY; translated from the coding sequence ATGAAACTATTCACAAAATATATAAGTGCCGCAGTGCTTGTTGCTGCCCTCACCAGCTGTAGTGATTTTTTAGATAAAGAGCCATTAAACAGTATCGGTACAGAAAACTTTTTTCAAACAGAATCGGATGCGATTGCTGCTATCAATGGTGCTTATCAGCCTTTGCAATGGCCTAAACTGTATAATTTCCAGTTATGGACAACAGATATATGGGCAGGTAATAGTATTGTAGGTGCTGGTGGTGGTACAGATGGTATTGCCACTCAAGATGTTTCCAACTTTGTAACCACAACCGCTAATGAAGCGGCACTTGATATTTGGCGCGGTCCTGCACCGGGTATCTTGCGCTGTAATACCGTACTTCAAAAAGTACCGGATATGGCTATCAATGAAACGATAAAAAAAAGGATTATTGGTGAAGCCAAATTCTTACGTGCATTGTATTATTTCAATTTGGTGAGAATTTTCGGAGATGTTCCTTTGATTACGGTTCCTCAAACTCCTGATGATAATTTATTGGTACCTCGTACTTCAAAATCACAGGTTTATGATTTGATCGTGAAAGACCTTACCGAAGCAGTTGAAATGCTTCCCAATAAACAAGCTTATAGCGGTAGTGATATCGGCAGGGCTTCTAAAGGCTCAGCAGCTGGTTTGCTAGCGAAAGTGTATTTGACGCTTGGCAACTATCAAAAAACACTTGAACTGTGTGAGTTCGTAAACACACTGGGGTATAGCCTTAATGAAGATTATACCAACAATTTTAACGCCTTAATGAAAAATACCAATGAGTCCTTGTTTGAAGTTCAGTATTTGGGTAAAACAAATGCTGATTTCTGGAACAATGACAATCAGGCGTCGTGGGTAAGCACTTTCACAGGGCCGCGTAACTCTGATTTTGTAGGTGGATGTTATGGATGGAATCAGCCTACGCAAGAATTTGCAAATGCATACGAGGCGGGCGACAAGCGTAAAGATCAAACCATTTTTTACGAAGGTTGTCCGGATTTCGATGGTAAAAAGTATAAAAGCTCGTACTCAATGACAGGGTATAACGTACGCAAATTCCTGGTTCCAAAATCGATCTCTCCAGACTATAATACCAACCCGTCTAATTTTCCGGTATTGCGCTATGCGGATGTATTGTTAATGCAGGCTGAAGCGCTAAATGAACTGGGCCGAGGTAACGAAGCGCAAGCCGCAGCAACTTCTATCAACAGTGGTGGACCGTTAAACCGTGTTCGTTTGCGTTCGGGCTTGCCAAATGTATCAGGACTTTCGCAGGCTGAGTTGAAGCAACGCATTTTGCATGAAAGAAGAATAGAGCTGGCTTTTGAAGGTCAACGTTGGTTTGATTTGGTAAGAGTTGATGGTGGCCAGTACGGATTAAACTTCCTTCACTCAATTGGAAAAGCAAATGCAACCACTAAGCACTTGTTAATGCCAATTCCGCAGAAAGAACGCGATGCTAACCCGAATCTGACTCAAAATGCTGGTTATTAA
- a CDS encoding SDR family oxidoreductase, which yields MLLKGKTVLITGGASGIGKLMGEIALQKGAKLIIWDINKEKIDETISEYSSIGDTSGYVVDVTNIKQVDEMAAMMKRTHGAVDVLINNAGIVVGKYFHEHTTTDISRTMDLNANAPMFTTLAFLPDMLTRNSGHICNIASSAGLISNPKMSVYAASKWSLIGWSDSLRLEMKQLKKNIGVTTVTPYYINTGMFDGVRSVIPLLKPEKAANKIIKAIENNRIFLSMPWSVRFVRFFQGLLPIWFFDWFVGKVMGIYSTMEHFKGR from the coding sequence ATGCTATTAAAAGGAAAAACAGTTTTAATCACAGGAGGAGCTTCAGGTATAGGTAAATTAATGGGTGAAATAGCCTTGCAAAAAGGAGCGAAGCTGATCATTTGGGACATCAACAAAGAAAAGATTGACGAAACAATAAGCGAATATTCTTCAATTGGTGATACGAGCGGATATGTTGTCGACGTAACCAATATTAAACAAGTTGATGAAATGGCTGCCATGATGAAACGTACTCATGGAGCAGTTGATGTTTTAATCAATAATGCCGGTATAGTTGTAGGTAAATACTTTCATGAGCATACAACAACCGATATTTCCAGAACCATGGATTTAAATGCCAATGCCCCAATGTTCACCACACTTGCATTTCTACCGGATATGCTAACTCGCAATTCCGGACATATATGTAATATCGCATCTTCTGCCGGATTAATTTCCAATCCAAAAATGTCTGTTTATGCCGCCAGCAAATGGTCGTTAATAGGCTGGTCCGACAGTTTACGTCTTGAAATGAAACAACTAAAGAAAAATATAGGCGTAACTACCGTAACCCCTTATTACATTAATACCGGAATGTTTGATGGAGTTCGTTCAGTTATTCCTTTGCTGAAGCCTGAAAAAGCAGCCAATAAAATCATCAAAGCCATTGAAAATAACCGGATTTTCCTAAGCATGCCTTGGAGCGTTCGTTTTGTGCGCTTTTTTCAAGGATTGTTACCTATTTGGTTTTTCGATTGGTTTGTTGGGAAAGTAATGGGTATTTATTCAACTATGGAGCATTTTAAGGGAAGGTAA
- a CDS encoding YciI family protein gives MAQEFMFYIRNSGDAKAALSDDEHLKFIKQCEVYIGQLKSEGKLVAAQPIIREGVVIRKVNNEWTEESIDPTKEVQVGYYHIIADSMSEAVEIAKRNPEFEYVSSASIEIRPVKTKEEQTDFEYPK, from the coding sequence ATGGCACAGGAGTTTATGTTTTATATACGGAATTCTGGAGATGCGAAGGCTGCATTAAGCGATGATGAACATTTGAAGTTCATAAAACAATGCGAAGTATATATCGGACAGCTAAAGTCAGAAGGTAAGCTTGTTGCTGCACAGCCGATTATAAGAGAAGGAGTTGTAATTCGTAAAGTTAATAATGAATGGACTGAAGAATCGATCGATCCGACAAAAGAAGTCCAGGTGGGTTATTACCATATTATTGCGGATAGCATGAGCGAAGCTGTTGAAATCGCGAAACGTAATCCTGAGTTTGAATACGTTTCATCAGCAAGTATTGAGATCAGACCTGTTAAAACAAAAGAAGAGCAAACGGATTTTGAATATCCTAAATAG
- a CDS encoding SusC/RagA family TonB-linked outer membrane protein has translation MKHFLQKRGLQYASAIFLSQVIVASAIVPSIAGVLTKTTFSVYNNRISTPVKGVVTDSKGMPLPGVSITEKGTTNGTSTDADGNFKLNVANNQSVLTFSYIGYTPKEVTVGNNQNLFIKLDEDVKTLEQVVVVGYGTQRKKDLTGAVGSISGKDIASQPVPDIGQAIQGRAAGVQVVSTGAPGSNVTLRIRGVGTINNSDPLLVIDGVPSDVPLNTISPDDIASMDILKDASASAIYGSRGANGVVLITTKRGVEGKGSLEFKVFTGVQDATSTIDMLNASQFASLSNEMLANNNQPQNPAFANPPELGTGTNWLNELFRSAPMQNYSLAYSAGTEKSHFYLSGSYLNQNGIVINNYYKRYTIQFNSDSKVFDWLKFANNITLNHDVKSSGSYDIRNAMAALPTQSVFNTDGTYAGPVGQALWYGDIANPVGKATINNNATNGYNILGNINAEATIIPELKFKTTLGAQAVFYDSKNWAPKYNWQPIPQPESYLAESYNKSLTWMWDNYLTYDKFLTDKHHLTVLGGISAQTNRYDNMNGSVQGFVSDATQQLENGTMLPSIGGTANEWSLLSFIGRANYAYDDKYLVTATLRRDGSSRFGSNNRWGWFPSGSVAWRISQEDFFGNPSWINDLKIRAGYGITGNQNIGNYSFASVYQTGQYAFNGTAVGSVIPLRIPNPSVKWEQVEQANLGVDASLLNNRITVSIDGYIKNTNDMLVPMSVPISTGYSDIDVPSINAGNVRNKGVEFTVAADISKGDFNWNAGMNVSYNVNEVLSLNGDVPLYGGSVVNQNVNIQKNGLPVNAFYGFLTNGLFQTQTEVDNYAVQTPGNDVYNRTSAGDVRFLDINNDGRIDDADRTFLGNPNPRFIFAMNNTLSYKGVDLAIFLQGVEGNQIFNANRIFQEGMAVAQNQTTAVLDRWHGEGTSNTMPRAVFNDPNKNTRPSNRFIEDGSYLRVKNVTLGYTLPQSLMQKIKLQKVRIYLSAQNLFTFTNYSGFDPEVSANGIDFNVYPVTKTISAGINLNF, from the coding sequence ATGAAACACTTTTTACAAAAAAGAGGCTTACAATACGCTTCAGCGATTTTTTTAAGCCAGGTAATAGTAGCATCAGCAATAGTACCCTCTATTGCCGGTGTTCTGACCAAAACAACGTTTTCAGTATATAATAATCGTATTTCAACTCCAGTAAAAGGAGTGGTAACCGATTCAAAAGGCATGCCTTTACCGGGAGTTTCAATTACCGAAAAAGGAACAACAAATGGAACCTCAACAGATGCCGATGGTAATTTCAAATTGAATGTAGCCAATAATCAATCGGTATTGACTTTCAGTTATATCGGTTATACTCCTAAAGAAGTAACCGTTGGCAACAATCAAAATCTTTTTATCAAACTTGATGAAGATGTTAAAACCCTTGAACAAGTAGTTGTTGTGGGTTATGGAACGCAACGTAAAAAAGACTTAACGGGTGCGGTTGGTTCCATCAGCGGAAAAGATATTGCCTCACAACCGGTTCCGGATATTGGTCAGGCTATTCAGGGGCGTGCTGCCGGTGTACAAGTAGTATCAACCGGGGCTCCTGGAAGTAATGTAACCCTTCGCATAAGGGGAGTAGGAACCATTAACAATAGTGATCCATTATTGGTGATCGACGGTGTTCCTTCTGATGTACCCCTAAATACAATCAGTCCGGATGATATCGCATCCATGGATATTTTAAAAGATGCTTCGGCCTCAGCAATCTATGGTTCTCGTGGGGCAAACGGCGTAGTGTTAATTACCACTAAACGAGGAGTAGAAGGCAAAGGAAGCCTGGAGTTTAAAGTGTTTACGGGCGTTCAGGATGCTACCAGTACGATTGATATGCTCAATGCATCGCAGTTTGCATCCTTAAGTAATGAAATGCTGGCTAATAATAACCAGCCTCAAAACCCTGCATTTGCGAATCCGCCTGAGTTAGGTACCGGAACCAATTGGCTGAATGAATTATTCAGATCAGCTCCGATGCAGAACTATTCGTTAGCTTATTCAGCAGGAACAGAAAAATCACATTTTTACTTATCAGGTTCTTATTTAAACCAGAATGGTATCGTAATTAATAATTACTATAAGAGATATACGATCCAGTTTAATAGTGATTCAAAAGTATTCGATTGGTTAAAATTCGCTAATAACATAACGCTTAACCATGATGTAAAATCAAGTGGTTCATATGATATTCGTAATGCAATGGCAGCTTTGCCAACACAATCTGTATTTAATACCGACGGTACCTATGCCGGTCCGGTGGGACAAGCATTATGGTATGGCGATATTGCCAACCCTGTAGGTAAGGCGACAATAAATAATAATGCTACCAATGGCTATAACATTTTAGGAAACATCAATGCTGAGGCCACCATTATTCCTGAGTTAAAATTCAAAACTACGTTAGGTGCACAAGCGGTATTTTACGATTCAAAAAATTGGGCGCCAAAATACAACTGGCAGCCTATTCCACAGCCTGAAAGTTATTTGGCAGAAAGCTATAATAAAAGCCTTACCTGGATGTGGGATAACTACCTGACCTACGATAAATTCCTGACAGATAAGCATCATTTAACGGTTTTAGGTGGCATTAGCGCACAAACCAATCGTTACGATAACATGAATGGTTCTGTACAAGGATTTGTAAGTGACGCTACCCAACAACTGGAAAACGGAACGATGCTTCCTTCAATTGGTGGTACTGCAAATGAGTGGTCGCTACTTTCATTTATTGGCCGGGCAAATTATGCATATGACGATAAATATTTAGTTACTGCAACGCTGAGAAGAGACGGTAGTAGTCGTTTCGGTTCCAACAACCGTTGGGGATGGTTCCCGTCGGGTTCAGTGGCTTGGAGAATATCGCAGGAAGATTTCTTTGGTAATCCTTCATGGATCAATGATTTAAAGATAAGAGCAGGTTACGGTATCACCGGAAATCAGAATATCGGTAACTATTCATTTGCATCCGTTTATCAAACCGGACAATATGCTTTTAATGGTACAGCTGTAGGTTCAGTAATACCTTTAAGAATACCTAATCCAAGTGTTAAATGGGAGCAGGTAGAGCAAGCCAACTTAGGCGTTGATGCTTCTCTATTGAATAACAGAATTACTGTATCGATCGATGGTTATATCAAAAATACCAATGATATGTTGGTGCCAATGAGTGTGCCGATCTCTACGGGTTATTCAGACATAGATGTACCTAGCATTAATGCTGGTAATGTTCGCAATAAAGGGGTTGAGTTTACTGTTGCTGCTGATATTTCTAAAGGCGACTTTAACTGGAATGCCGGAATGAACGTTTCTTATAATGTTAACGAAGTGTTGAGCTTAAATGGTGATGTTCCTCTTTATGGAGGAAGCGTTGTTAACCAAAACGTAAACATCCAAAAGAATGGATTACCAGTAAATGCCTTTTATGGTTTCTTAACCAACGGATTATTTCAAACACAGACTGAAGTTGATAATTACGCAGTGCAAACTCCTGGTAATGATGTATACAACCGTACTTCAGCGGGCGATGTAAGGTTCCTTGATATTAATAACGACGGCCGAATTGATGATGCCGACAGAACATTCTTAGGAAATCCAAATCCTCGTTTCATTTTTGCGATGAATAATACCTTGTCTTATAAAGGAGTGGATTTAGCCATTTTCTTACAAGGAGTGGAAGGTAATCAGATCTTTAATGCCAATCGTATTTTCCAGGAAGGAATGGCCGTGGCCCAAAACCAAACTACCGCAGTTTTGGATCGCTGGCATGGAGAAGGAACAAGCAATACGATGCCTCGTGCGGTATTTAATGATCCAAATAAAAATACTCGTCCGTCAAACCGCTTTATTGAAGATGGTTCTTACTTAAGGGTTAAGAATGTAACGCTTGGTTATACGCTTCCGCAAAGTTTAATGCAGAAGATCAAATTGCAAAAAGTCAGAATCTATCTGTCTGCTCAAAATCTCTTCACATTCACTAATTACAGTGGATTTGATCCGGAGGTTTCGGCCAACGGAATTGATTTCAACGTGTACCCGGTTACTAAAACCATCAGTGCCGGAATTAATCTAAACTTTTAA
- a CDS encoding hybrid sensor histidine kinase/response regulator transcription factor — translation MRQFIIAFVFSLISLTVKGQSGTFYFKNYQVSNGLSNNIITSILQDKKGFMWFGTRNGLNRFSGTSFKVFNNNPADATSIGSNSILSLYEDTNEQLWVGTYKGIYLYNPQLENFTTFTKIPSGEVRYIKSDGNNNIWIISNSLLYKYNQVSKKVVSYPLSKSQDHTIALHISEKNEVWTATVNGLIRKYQSKTDNFQSFDITKLNKGKPLSSILDLCSIGDSTLLIGTMNQALHFNYRTQQLRNLFPNHGKTDIHVHTIFKQAADEYWLGTEAGLCIYNLKTGNYRYVAKEFSNPYSITDNVISAINRDKEGGIWVGTYFGGINYYSKQFNNFQKYFPEPGKNTLSGNIVHEICKDNYGKLWIGTEDAGLNRMDLKTGEVKSFLPDKKPGSISYHNLHGLVADDDKLWIGTYEHGLDVMDLKTNKVIKHYNAALDGKSFRSNFIVTLYRTADKDILVGTWSGLFKYNRGADNFSAIPFFDFPIQSIYEEKNGTLWISSYGNGVYFCKIATKSNGEKTYEPHKVKLFNNYVNSLYQDSNGTFWFCTEGGLIHYEPSTGKTKNYTVENGLSVNQVFKVLEDNSGLLWISTSKGLCRFNPKTETFTIYHTPNGLPTEQFNYNSALKNDDGTLFFGTVKGLISFNPSDFIRNSYVPPIYITGIQVNNNEVTINPTNSPLKQSQIYLTSITLPYDQSNISIDVAALSFIIPEMNAYQYKLEGLDKNWVDLKNNRKIYFTKLPPGNYTFKVKGSNSEGIWNKKEATLKINILPPFWATIWAYLIYAIIIGAVIFTIFRYYYLAISEKSKRQIAALEINKEREIYNAKIDFFTNVTHEIRTPLTLIKMPLDKLIAQKIDDGEINESLEMMNKNTNRLIDLTNQLLDFRKAEANNFSLSFTDNNINNLLNEVFEQFRPVAEQKQLHYKLEMPRIVLHAYTDNEALRKIISNLINNAIKYSSQKVLVKLLAFSSEDLLFHIEVINDGFIIPNELGEKIFEPFFRIKETDKEAGTGIGLSLAKSLAELHNGKLGLKHTSNDTNTFLLSLPIHQETEINLRNYEDKTESIVEPAANKEMDKSKSLILIVEDNVEILNYLSKELSTDYNIVHALNGLEAIDVLQKENVQLVISDIMMPLMDGIELCRHLKSDLQFSHIPIVLLTAKNSLNSKIEGLEVGADAYIEKPFSLDHLVAQMNNLLMNRTIIKDYFSRSPLSHVKGISFSKADKAFIDQLNQVIYQHITDMDLDVETLSRMMNMSKPTLYRKIKALSDLTPNELINLTRLKKGAELLAEGNYKINEVADLIGYTLSSNFSRDFQKQFGISPSQFIGNLKKEG, via the coding sequence GTGAGACAATTTATCATTGCATTCGTATTTAGCCTAATTTCCTTGACCGTTAAGGGGCAATCGGGTACTTTTTACTTTAAAAATTACCAGGTTTCAAATGGCCTTTCCAATAATATCATTACCTCCATTTTACAGGATAAAAAGGGATTTATGTGGTTTGGTACCCGAAATGGCCTTAACCGCTTTTCGGGCACTTCGTTTAAAGTTTTCAATAATAACCCTGCAGACGCTACCAGCATTGGCAGCAATTCTATATTAAGTCTTTACGAGGATACAAATGAACAATTATGGGTTGGAACTTACAAGGGAATTTATTTATATAATCCTCAGCTTGAAAACTTTACAACGTTTACTAAAATACCTTCTGGTGAGGTAAGGTATATTAAGAGTGATGGCAATAATAATATCTGGATCATTTCGAATTCCTTATTATATAAGTATAATCAGGTTTCCAAAAAGGTAGTTTCATACCCGCTTTCTAAAAGTCAGGATCATACCATCGCGTTACATATTTCAGAAAAAAATGAAGTTTGGACCGCTACAGTAAATGGTTTGATAAGGAAATACCAGTCTAAAACGGATAATTTCCAGAGCTTTGATATAACGAAATTAAACAAAGGAAAACCACTTTCTTCGATTTTGGATTTATGTTCTATCGGTGATTCAACACTGTTGATAGGAACGATGAACCAAGCTTTACATTTTAATTACAGAACGCAGCAGCTTCGCAATCTTTTTCCGAATCATGGTAAAACGGATATTCATGTACATACCATATTTAAGCAGGCTGCCGATGAATACTGGCTTGGCACTGAAGCAGGGTTATGTATTTACAATCTAAAAACGGGCAACTATCGTTATGTGGCTAAAGAGTTCAGCAACCCCTATTCTATTACCGATAATGTGATCTCGGCTATTAATCGGGATAAAGAAGGTGGCATTTGGGTAGGAACCTATTTTGGAGGGATCAATTATTATTCGAAACAATTTAACAATTTTCAAAAATACTTTCCTGAACCAGGTAAGAACACCCTGAGCGGCAATATTGTCCATGAGATTTGTAAAGATAACTATGGAAAACTTTGGATCGGTACCGAAGATGCAGGTTTAAACCGCATGGACCTCAAAACCGGAGAGGTAAAAAGTTTTCTTCCGGATAAAAAACCAGGTAGCATATCTTATCATAATCTTCATGGATTGGTGGCTGATGATGATAAATTGTGGATCGGAACTTATGAGCACGGTTTAGATGTAATGGATTTGAAAACAAACAAGGTAATTAAACACTATAATGCCGCCTTGGATGGAAAATCTTTCAGAAGCAATTTCATCGTGACGCTTTACAGAACTGCTGATAAGGATATTTTGGTAGGCACGTGGAGTGGTCTGTTTAAGTATAACCGAGGCGCCGATAATTTTTCAGCTATTCCCTTTTTCGACTTCCCTATCCAATCGATCTATGAAGAAAAAAATGGAACACTTTGGATAAGCAGTTACGGGAATGGCGTTTACTTCTGCAAGATTGCAACGAAGTCAAATGGCGAAAAGACTTATGAACCCCATAAAGTAAAGCTCTTTAATAACTATGTGAACTCGTTGTACCAGGATAGTAACGGAACATTTTGGTTTTGTACAGAAGGTGGTTTGATCCATTATGAGCCATCAACCGGAAAAACCAAGAACTATACAGTGGAGAACGGGTTATCGGTTAATCAGGTTTTCAAGGTGTTGGAAGATAACAGCGGATTACTATGGATCAGCACCTCAAAAGGTTTATGTCGTTTTAACCCCAAAACGGAAACGTTTACTATTTATCATACACCTAACGGATTACCAACTGAACAATTCAATTATAATTCGGCATTAAAAAATGACGATGGAACGCTATTTTTTGGAACGGTTAAAGGCCTGATCAGCTTTAATCCTTCAGATTTTATACGCAACAGCTATGTCCCTCCTATTTACATTACCGGTATTCAGGTTAATAATAATGAAGTAACGATCAACCCAACGAATTCGCCTTTAAAACAATCGCAAATTTACCTTACTTCCATTACGTTGCCTTATGATCAATCAAATATCAGTATTGATGTGGCTGCCTTGAGCTTTATCATCCCAGAAATGAATGCTTATCAATATAAGCTGGAAGGTTTAGATAAAAACTGGGTGGACCTAAAAAACAACCGGAAGATTTACTTCACCAAACTTCCACCCGGAAATTACACTTTCAAGGTAAAAGGGTCGAACAGTGAAGGCATCTGGAATAAGAAGGAAGCTACTTTAAAAATTAACATATTGCCGCCTTTCTGGGCTACAATTTGGGCCTATCTGATCTATGCAATTATTATAGGTGCTGTTATTTTCACGATTTTCAGGTATTATTACCTGGCCATTAGCGAGAAAAGTAAACGCCAGATAGCGGCATTGGAAATCAATAAGGAGCGCGAAATTTACAATGCAAAAATTGATTTCTTTACCAATGTTACACATGAGATCCGTACTCCATTAACATTGATAAAAATGCCTTTGGATAAATTGATCGCACAAAAAATTGATGATGGAGAAATTAATGAAAGTCTTGAGATGATGAATAAAAACACTAACCGCCTGATTGATCTGACCAATCAACTGTTGGATTTTCGTAAAGCTGAAGCCAACAATTTCAGCCTAAGTTTTACAGACAACAACATTAATAACTTACTGAATGAGGTCTTTGAGCAATTCAGACCAGTGGCTGAGCAAAAACAATTACACTATAAATTGGAAATGCCACGTATTGTGCTTCACGCTTACACGGATAATGAGGCTTTACGCAAAATTATCAGCAATTTGATCAATAATGCCATAAAGTATTCTTCACAAAAGGTTTTGGTAAAGTTGCTGGCATTTAGCAGTGAAGATCTGTTATTCCATATTGAAGTGATTAACGACGGTTTTATTATTCCGAATGAATTGGGTGAAAAGATATTCGAGCCGTTTTTCCGCATTAAAGAAACCGACAAAGAAGCAGGAACCGGAATTGGCTTATCACTGGCCAAATCACTTGCCGAGTTGCATAATGGAAAGCTTGGGTTAAAACACACCTCCAACGATACCAATACGTTTTTGCTTTCGCTGCCTATCCACCAGGAAACCGAAATCAATTTGCGAAATTATGAAGATAAAACGGAGAGTATTGTAGAACCGGCTGCGAACAAGGAAATGGATAAATCAAAATCGCTGATATTGATTGTGGAGGATAACGTGGAGATTTTGAATTACCTTTCAAAGGAGCTTTCAACCGATTATAATATTGTTCATGCGTTAAATGGTTTGGAGGCGATTGATGTGTTGCAAAAAGAAAACGTGCAATTGGTTATTTCAGATATTATGATGCCATTGATGGATGGTATTGAATTATGTCGTCATTTAAAATCTGATCTGCAATTCAGCCATATTCCAATTGTCTTATTAACGGCCAAAAATTCGCTAAACTCAAAAATTGAAGGCTTGGAGGTTGGGGCCGACGCTTATATTGAAAAGCCATTTTCACTCGACCATTTAGTTGCGCAAATGAATAATTTGTTGATGAATCGTACCATTATTAAAGATTATTTTTCGCGCTCTCCTCTATCGCATGTAAAGGGAATTTCCTTTTCGAAAGCTGACAAAGCCTTTATTGACCAATTAAACCAGGTTATTTATCAGCATATAACCGACATGGATTTAGATGTGGAAACCTTGTCGAGAATGATGAACATGAGTAAACCTACGTTGTACCGCAAGATCAAAGCCTTATCCGACCTTACCCCCAACGAGCTGATTAACCTAACTCGTTTGAAAAAAGGTGCAGAATTATTGGCTGAAGGAAATTACAAGATCAATGAAGTGGCGGATTTAATCGGGTATACGTTGTCGTCTAACTTTTCAAGGGATTTTCAGAAACAGTTTGGGATTAGTCCGTCGCAGTTTATAGGCAATTTGAAGAAGGAAGGGTAA